ATTATGTTGATAGTCGGAATTCTAGCGGCAATCTCGATGATTGTTGGAAACACGATGGCTTTGCGCCAATCAAACGTGAAGCGAATGATGGCTTATTCCTCCATTGCCCAAGCGGGTTATCTGTTGGTGCCATTCGCAACGTTTACCGTGCTTATGTTTGAACAAACCGTATTCTATTTAATCGCCTATTTAATGATGAATATGGGGGCGTTCGCGATCATAATGATCGTTACGCGTGACCGCGATTCTGAGGACATTAGCGCCTTTGCTGGACTCTATCACCGTTCGCCATTATTAGCGATTGCAATGACCGTCTTCTTGCTTTCATTGGCGGGAATCCCGATTTCAGCTGGATTCTTCGGTAAGTTTTATATTTTCATGAGTTCGCTCGTCATGCAAAACTACTGGCTAGCGGGAATCATGGTCGCAACAAGTGTGGTCTCGTACTTCTATTATTTTGGAATTATCAAACAGATGTACATGCGTCCTGGAGAAACGGATAGCCGTTTGGCTGTGCCAGCTTCGATCATCGTCATCGTTGTGTTGGCGTTTATCGGAACGGTTGGCGTCGGATTAGTGCCGGGAACATTGCTAGACTATATTCACACGAACTTCCCGTTTGCGGAAATGATTATGGCGGCGAAGTAGGAATAAAAGCAAATACCTTATATGAAAGACCCTCTTGTTCGTGAGCGGATGAGGGGGTTTTTTGATGCAAAAAAAAGAAGAAAAAACCTCCCTTCCATTAAAAAACGGGGAAAGAGGTTTTTCTTTTTAAAACGAGGAATTGAACGTGGCGTTCTTAGGAATAGGTAATTGTCGTGTTAATAAAATGATTCGCGTCCAAAATTAACCTGTAGTTTACTCTGATAACCGTTCATCATATCCTTTAATTCTTGGTTGCTCACGGTAATATTTTCAACATTGTTCATCACCTGATCACAACATTTAAGTAAAACTGAATCCGTCAAAACTTCTTTACCACACGAGATACAATGGAAACGAAATAAAGTATTCATGGAAAAAACACACCTAACCTTCCTTCATACAATGGCCAAAAAACCTGCATTTTAAGAAACAATGTTTCTACATACGAAATAACGAATTACGAGATATATTTATGCAGATGCGCGCTGATTCATGTATACTAAATATGGAGTTCTTTGCGAAATTATCAAATGATAGTGAAAGCTGAATGAAATAAAGGCTACCCGTTGGGATTGAAGTTTTTGGAGGCGTATTTAAAATGGCCGCTTTTACTAAACAATATTGTGGGTGGATGTTTGGCATAAAAATGGCTCAGATCGATCTGATTTAAACAGGGGCCTGCGAACATGAATCCAACCACTGTTAGCCCCATTTGCGCAGACTACTTACGTAGAGTTATCAATGGGATCAAAAATAGCTCATAAACTTCGGCGCTACTAGGATTTGCCACGGACTTAGCTTTTATACATAGTGGATTCATAAAGGTAATCACTTTTACTAAACGATGTTGTGGGTGTGACGGCTTACCTGGGTGGAGGGACGGGCATGGCGAATGGGGCGCTACAACGTCTTGGCTATGCGCGCCAAGGTCTTAACTCCCGTTACAAGTGGCTGATTCGGATTGAATCGCGCTGTAAAGGTCAAAACTCCCGCTGCATGTGAGGGGATCTGCTTTTGTCGCGTGTTGCCACCTTGTAAAGGTCTTAACTCCCGTTACAAGTGGCTGATTCGGATTGAATCGCGCTGTAAAGGTCAAAACTCCCGCTGCATGCGTGGGGATCTGCTTTTGTCGCGTGTTATCATGTTGCAAAGGTCTTAACTCCCGTTACAAGTGGCTGATTCGGATTAAGCGCGCTGTAAAGGTCAAAACTCCCGCTGCATGCGTGGGGATCTGCTTTTGTCGCGTGTTATCATGTTGCAAAGGTCTTAACTCCCGTTACAAGTGGCTGATTCGGATTAAATCGCGCTGTAAAGGTCAAATCTCCCGCTGCAAGCGTGGGGATCTGCTTTTATCGCGTGTTGCCATCTTGTAAAGGTCAAAATTCCCCGTTGAAGTCATAGTTGTTGGATCGCGAGAAGACGCTGGCTCGAATAGCAGCCTTTTGTAACATAGGGAAGCGGCCCCCCTTTTTTGATCGGCAAAACAGGTTCTTTTATTATCGAACTTATTCTTATTATTTCAATATGCAAAGTTGAGTTCCTGTTATGCTGATTTAAAAGTGGGATATGCGAATTAAAATGAGTTGCGCCGATTAAAACGGTGTTATGCGGATTGGCTCCAACTTGGGCGGGTGGGCCCGACAGAGCTAACTTATTAGGAACTCTGGCCAGATTGAGCCACCCACAACACTGTTTAGTAAAAGTGTGCATCGCATAAACAAACTGGCGCCTGCTTGCGCTTGAACGGCATGCTACCTCCCAAGGCCGACCCACAACACTATATAGTAGTAAAAGTGGGTACCCGTATAGTTACGCGCCAGCAAGCCAGCTGAACGCCCTTGACTAGTGGGAGGCCGCCTCGTCCACGCCCGCCACAGCCACCACGCCGCCAAACTACCCCATCACCGCCAACATAGAAAGGATGCGAGTGGAAAAATGGGTTTTCATCGTTGGAAGCGGGTTAGCAGTAAAATAACCTACCATGAGCGGTTTATCCGCGCTCGAAAAGATGAGCTGGAATCTCCCACAGGGGAGCGGACTGATTATGTTTATTTAGAGGATCCGACGCCGGGTACGGTTATTGTGCTGGCGATCTCCGCTGATAAGCAAATTCCGCTGGCAAAACAGTATCGGTATCCAATCGGCGATTTTCAATACAACCTGCCTGGCGGGGTGATCGATCCAGGGGAAACGCCTTTACAAGCGGCTCAGCGCGAGTTGAGGGAAGAAACGGGATTGACCGCCGCAGACTGGAGCGAGGTGGGCAACTATCATCCGATGGCTTCCCATTTTACGAGGACCGCTCATTTTTTTATCGCCAAAAATGCGCGGCAAACGACCCATAAACAGTGGGATTGTTACGAAGAGATTGAGGTGGTGTGGATGCCTGCCGAACAAGCCGTCGAAAAAATACTGAGCGGGGCTTTCAACGACCTTGAGCTTGCTTTTGCGATTTTATTTGCGAAAACAAAAGGTTTCTTTGAATAGATATATGGGTTAGATGTCACCGTCACAAAAAGGAGCGTGAGCAGATAGATGGGTTTGGGAATGGGAGCAGATGGACTGATCAATATATTTATCTCGCTAGTGTTCATCACCTTAAGTTGGTGGGCCTTGCAAACGTTACGCTTTGAGCTGTTTACCAACGATTATAAAGGAGCGCAAACAAGATTACTGCAAATTTTAGCTTCAATTGCTTTAGGACACGGCGTAGCCCGCTTTTTCATGGACTACCTCGGTTGGTCGTTGATGCTTAAGCAGCTGTTTAGCTAGATGGAAGTGGATTCCCCGCTGAACAAACGCAAACAACACGGGTCCGCTTTTTTGCCCAAAAACAGATATGACGTCAGCGCGGCATCCCAAAAGGGCTAAGAAATTCAGATCATAGACGCTCGTAAAAATAGGCCCGCGGCAGTTCACCTGGTATAGTTTTCCTCCCCCCGGTTAATAATAAGTGTAAGAACACATGGGACGAGGGGAAAGAAACAGACATGAAAAAATATAGGGGAATCCAATTTTTACTTTGTAGTGTTATGATGGTTTTTGGGTTGACGGTCTTTGCCGAGCAGCAGCAGGAAAAACAAGATCCCGCCGCAGCGATGCGTGATGTCGACAAGCTAGTTGATATCATGGAACAAACGGGGATCGAGCTCGAACACATTCAACTTCATGATGGGATTGCCCATCAAACTTTTGAACAATGGGAAGAAGCGCAAGCTTTTGCGACAAGGATCGGGCAAGCTATGGGACTCGCTTTAATCGAGCAACCATCGCCCGCCGATATTCCAAATGCGCCGACATCCACTGCTTTCCATTTTGAAGAGCAAACGCAACAACAACATCAAGATGAACATACAGCAAACAAAACTGCCCGTACGATGTTGCGCGTGATTGCCACGCCGCAAGAAGCGGGTTGGGATACATATCTCACAATCAACATACAATTCGATGCGACTAACGATCGAGACCAGACGATGCAACAGCTGGAAATCGTGTTCAAAGCGCTGGAAAATGAGCAAATCGTACCGCAATTTGACACTTGTACCCAGGGAATTATAAATGATAAACTGACTGATGATATTCAAATAAAAAAGCTGAATAAACTCCTTGATTTGTTAGGGGCGCAAGTAGTGGAAAAGGTGGAAGATCCCACAGTGAAAAGCTTATCGGCTTATTCGCCAGATTTCCCTTTTTACATATGGACGAACGGTAAAAAGATGAACCTGCAAGCGGCAACGCATGTCGATCATCTCAACAGCCAGACTCGCATAACCGTTGGAACACCCATCATCACTATCGAATATTAATACATAGTGTGGTAGAACGGATGATCTCACATAGACCTGTACTTCGTCCAACGGGAGCCACTCCAATTGGTGTATGGCGCCCGACTACCTAAAGCAATCAAGATGAATACTTGCAGCGGGGGGATAGTAACTTGGACAAAATTAAAGTCCGCGGTGGAACTCGTTTATCTGGAAAAGTTAAAGTTAGCGGAGCAAAAAATGCCGTCCTACCGATTATTGCGGCAGCCCTTCTGCCTGAATCGGGCGTAAGCGTCATTCATGACGTGCCCGCCTTAGATGATGTGCACACAATCAGCGAAGTGCTGAGGGCATTGAACGCTCAAGTCACATATGCAGATGGAAAATTAACAGTCGATTCAACGACGGTCAATCATACGGAAACACCATACGAGTGGGTCCGCAAAATGAGAGCTTCTTTTCTCGTGATGGGACCCTTGTTGGCTCGCAAAGGGAACGCTCGGATTTCTTTGCCGGGAGGATGCGCGATTGGCACGCGCCCGATCGATCAACACCTTAAAGGTTTTGAGGCGATGGGAGCGACAATCGAGCACGGGCACGGTTATATCGAAGCGTCTGTCAATGGACGCCTGCGCGGGTGTAAAATTTATTTAGATATCGCCAGCGTCGGCGCGACGGAAAACATTATGATGGCGGCAACGTTAGCGGATGGGACGACGATCATTGAAAACGCGGCCCAAGAACCCGAAGTTGTCGATTTGGCAAATTACCTGAACGCGATGGGGGCCAAAGTGCGCGGCGCTGGAACGGGCACGATCAAGATCGAAGGGGTTGAGCAGCTTTACGGCGCCAACCATACGGTGATCCCGGACCGCATCGAAGCGGGCACCTTCATGGTCGCGGCAGCGATTACACGCGGCGATGTGTATATTGAAGGGGCGATCAGCGACCATTTACGTCCTGTGATTGCCAAATTGCGTGAAATGGGTGTCATCGTGAAGGAAGAGGAAAATGGCGTGCGCGTCACGGCGACAGGCAAGTTGAAAGCAGTCAACGTAAAAACGTTGCCGCACCCTGGTTTTCCAACCGATATGCAGTCGCAATTCATGGCTCTGATGTTGACCGCGGAAGGATCGAGCGTCATCTCCGAAACGGTTTTTGAAAATCGATTCATGCATGTCGATGAATTTAAGCGGATGGGCGCCCACATCAAAATCGAAGGCCGCAGCGCCGTCATTAAAGGCGAAGCTCGTTTAACGGGGGCGGAAGTGACGTCCACAGACTTGCGAGCAGGAGCGGCGCTTGTATTAGCCGGATTGATCGCTGAAGGGCAAACGGAAGTCGGCGGGCTGCAACATATCGACCGCGGCTACGTCGATTTTACAGAGAAATTGCGTGGACTTGGGGCGGACATTAGCCGTCTTTCCGAAGAGGAAGAAGCGCGTAAAGCAGCGGAAGAAGCGGCCCTAGCCAGCGGCAATGTAGTTAAGTTTAGAACATCTTACGCATAGAAGATAGCCTTATCCTTTTGGGTAAGGCTATATTTTTTTTGGATTAAATGGTAAAATAAGGATTGTGAATCAGTTAAGAGAAAAATAGGAGGGGAACAACTTGGGATACAAGGCGCAATATGAGCGATGGCTAAACCATCCGCATCTCGACGCGGACATGAAACAACAGCTGCAACAGCTCCAAGGGAACGAGAAAGAAATGGAGGATTCCTTTTATAAAGTTCTCGCGTTTGGCACTGGGGGATTGCGCGGGGTGATCGGTCCGGGGACAAACCGCATGAATAAATATATCGTTCGAAAAGTGACGCAAGGGCTTGCGGCCTACATAAGCAGGCAAGGCGAAGACGCGAAAAAACGCGGTGTGGCGATTGCGTTCGATTCGCGACATCAATCTCCTGAGTTTGCCCAGGAAGCGGGTCGCGTATTAGCGCAAAATGGAATCAAGGCGTACGTGTTTAGGGAGCTGCGACCGACCCCGGAGCTTTCTTTTGCGGTGCGTCATCTCGGCGCTTCCGGAGGGATTATGATTACCGCCAGCCACAACCCGTCGGAGTACAATGGATACAAAGTGTACGGGAATGATGGAGCCCAGCTGTCGAATGAGGCGTCCGATGCGGTGACCGCGGAAATTAATCAGATCGACGATGAGCTACTCGTGCCAGCGATGGATTTGGAAACGGCTGAGCGCGCGGGATTGTTCGAGTGGATCGGCGCGGAAGTCGATGACGCGTACCAGGCGGAACTGCGAGGACTCGTGTTCCAGCCTGCCGAACATAATCGCGACTTCAAAATCGTGTTCACGCCGCTGCATGGCACGGGGAATGAGCCTGTGAGACGGATTTTGGGGGCGATGGGTTTTGAGCATGTGTACGTCGTGCCTGAGCAGGAGCTGCCTGATCCGAATTTTTCGACGGTGAAGTCTCCGAATCCTGAGGATCTGGAAGCGTTCAAGTTGGCGATTGCGCTCGCGGATGAAAAAGGGGCGGACATGATTCTTGGCACCGATCCAGATACGGACCGCGCGGGGGTCGTCGTGCGTGATGAAAAAGGGGAGTTTCAGCCGCTGACAGGGAACGAGTTGGGGGCCTTGATGCTCGACTATATTTTGTCGCAACGCCAGCAAAAAGGGGACTTGCCCGCAAACGGAACGGTGATCAAGACGATTGTCACCTCACAAATGGGGGCGAGCGTCGCGGACCGCTACGGCTTGGAAACGTTGGACACATTGACGGGTTTCAAGTACATTGGCGAAAAAATGCGCGAGTTCGAACAGTCGGGCGAAAAAACGTTCCTGTTCGGCTACGAGGAAAGCTACGGGTATCTTGTGGGGACGTTTTGTCGGGATAAAGACGCGGTGCAAGCGTGCATGATGGCCGCGGAAATGGGCGCCTATTATGGGAAACAGGGCTTGACCTTGTATCAAGCGTTGCTGCGTTTGTATGAAAAAGTCGGCTTCTACAAAGAGGACCTCGCCTCGCTCACGTTAAAAGGGGTCGATGGGGCTGAGCAAATTGCGCGGATGATGGACGACCTGCGCTCCAACCCGCCGGCGCAAATCGGTTCGCTGGGGGTCACGGAGGTAAAAGATTATCAGCAAGGGATCGAAGGGCTGCCTAAGTCAAACGTCATGAAATTTGTGATGAACGACGAATCCTGGTTCGCCGCCCGCCCTTCCGGCACCGAGCCAAAAATCAAATTCTATTTCGGCGTCAAAGGCGCCAGTTTGGATGATGCCACAAGCAAACTGCAAACATTACGCGCTGACGTCATGGCGATGGTTGAGGCTTAGGATATTTATCTGTCGCGGGGTGGTAGGTTTGGTGGGTGTGGAGGGCCGCGAGTCAGGCGCGCTGAGAGATTACAACCAATCCGCGTTTTACTAAACAATGTTGTGGTCGGAGCAGGGTCCCCCTTTTAATATCGAATATTGTGGATGGGGTGTCGGTTCGCGTTATGGCGGGACTCGCGATCGCGGCTTTTACTAAACAGTGTTGTGGGTGAAGCAGGTTGCTCGTCGGACTTGAGTGATCGAGGGGACCTCCTCTGGCGACAGCGCTGGAAAGTATGTGAGAAAAACAATGGGAACGAGAGGGAAAAGGCTGGCGCCGTGGTGCGTCGGCCTTTTTTCATTTGTATGGCGGAGCGGCCTAGCCACACTTTTACTAAAGGATGTTGTGGGTGGTGGTGAATCGTCCATACCCTTGTTCGGTGTCGGCGCCACAGCTGCCTTCTTTTACTAACCAATATTGTGGGTAAGGAAGGAGGAACAAAAAAGCCCTATTGCTAGGACTGCATCGCTTGTTTTAGGACATAAATCTCTTCTTCATTTCTCGCAATTTTATTTCGTTGAAAATCAATGACATGGTTTTGGTTGCGCATTTCTTTTAGTAACTCATCAAAACCATTCTGCGTCCGCTTTTGCTCGTCTTCAAACCGCCCGTTCAATTCATCGAAGCGATTTTCCAGGCTGTCCATGCGTGTTTCCAGCTTATCCATTTGATTTTCCAGGCTGTCCATGCGGGATTCTAAATTTCCGAAACGGTGATCTAAGTGGTTCACTTTTTCTATAAGTTGACCCACCATTGTTGTCAACTGATCAAGCTGCTTTTCAATCGATTTTAAATCGGCCATCGTATCTCACCTCCTATTCCTCTAGTTTAGCGCAAATGATAACTAGCGGGGTTTGTAAAAATATGATGTTCGGAAAGTTTTAACAATTTACCACCAAACAGCTTAGCGGCTGCTTTTACTATACAGTGTTGTGGGTGGGGTCTGGTCACCAAGCCCCCCGAATTCAGCTCAAACACTTTTTTCACTTTTTAATTCTCCTCGCGCTTTAACGTTGGGCTCGTTCCGTGATGAATCACATCAATTTGCTCAATTTCATTAGAATCCCTTTTGCGCCAGTAAAAATAACGCGCCTCCGATTCATCTTGAAAAGTAACAACCG
This genomic window from Ammoniphilus oxalaticus contains:
- a CDS encoding NUDIX hydrolase yields the protein MGFHRWKRVSSKITYHERFIRARKDELESPTGERTDYVYLEDPTPGTVIVLAISADKQIPLAKQYRYPIGDFQYNLPGGVIDPGETPLQAAQRELREETGLTAADWSEVGNYHPMASHFTRTAHFFIAKNARQTTHKQWDCYEEIEVVWMPAEQAVEKILSGAFNDLELAFAILFAKTKGFFE
- a CDS encoding DUF1146 family protein, which codes for MGLGMGADGLINIFISLVFITLSWWALQTLRFELFTNDYKGAQTRLLQILASIALGHGVARFFMDYLGWSLMLKQLFS
- a CDS encoding YwmB family TATA-box binding protein; the encoded protein is MKKYRGIQFLLCSVMMVFGLTVFAEQQQEKQDPAAAMRDVDKLVDIMEQTGIELEHIQLHDGIAHQTFEQWEEAQAFATRIGQAMGLALIEQPSPADIPNAPTSTAFHFEEQTQQQHQDEHTANKTARTMLRVIATPQEAGWDTYLTINIQFDATNDRDQTMQQLEIVFKALENEQIVPQFDTCTQGIINDKLTDDIQIKKLNKLLDLLGAQVVEKVEDPTVKSLSAYSPDFPFYIWTNGKKMNLQAATHVDHLNSQTRITVGTPIITIEY
- the murA gene encoding UDP-N-acetylglucosamine 1-carboxyvinyltransferase, which encodes MDKIKVRGGTRLSGKVKVSGAKNAVLPIIAAALLPESGVSVIHDVPALDDVHTISEVLRALNAQVTYADGKLTVDSTTVNHTETPYEWVRKMRASFLVMGPLLARKGNARISLPGGCAIGTRPIDQHLKGFEAMGATIEHGHGYIEASVNGRLRGCKIYLDIASVGATENIMMAATLADGTTIIENAAQEPEVVDLANYLNAMGAKVRGAGTGTIKIEGVEQLYGANHTVIPDRIEAGTFMVAAAITRGDVYIEGAISDHLRPVIAKLREMGVIVKEEENGVRVTATGKLKAVNVKTLPHPGFPTDMQSQFMALMLTAEGSSVISETVFENRFMHVDEFKRMGAHIKIEGRSAVIKGEARLTGAEVTSTDLRAGAALVLAGLIAEGQTEVGGLQHIDRGYVDFTEKLRGLGADISRLSEEEEARKAAEEAALASGNVVKFRTSYA
- a CDS encoding phospho-sugar mutase, producing the protein MGYKAQYERWLNHPHLDADMKQQLQQLQGNEKEMEDSFYKVLAFGTGGLRGVIGPGTNRMNKYIVRKVTQGLAAYISRQGEDAKKRGVAIAFDSRHQSPEFAQEAGRVLAQNGIKAYVFRELRPTPELSFAVRHLGASGGIMITASHNPSEYNGYKVYGNDGAQLSNEASDAVTAEINQIDDELLVPAMDLETAERAGLFEWIGAEVDDAYQAELRGLVFQPAEHNRDFKIVFTPLHGTGNEPVRRILGAMGFEHVYVVPEQELPDPNFSTVKSPNPEDLEAFKLAIALADEKGADMILGTDPDTDRAGVVVRDEKGEFQPLTGNELGALMLDYILSQRQQKGDLPANGTVIKTIVTSQMGASVADRYGLETLDTLTGFKYIGEKMREFEQSGEKTFLFGYEESYGYLVGTFCRDKDAVQACMMAAEMGAYYGKQGLTLYQALLRLYEKVGFYKEDLASLTLKGVDGAEQIARMMDDLRSNPPAQIGSLGVTEVKDYQQGIEGLPKSNVMKFVMNDESWFAARPSGTEPKIKFYFGVKGASLDDATSKLQTLRADVMAMVEA